The following nucleotide sequence is from Cucumis melo cultivar AY chromosome 1, USDA_Cmelo_AY_1.0, whole genome shotgun sequence.
gacctccaatttttttttggcaattttctaaattaaatttatctttagtATTTGAATCTACAATTTCGTGTTTAAAAAATCCCATTTTTACCCTCGTTttttggcaaaaaaaaaaaaaagaaaaagaaaagaaaagagttttAAAGAGGATTGTATTGAaattagattaaaataaaaaaaccaactatttttagcttgattttaaaactatattcagtttaaaacaaatattcaaCCTACAATAAATTATGAATTAACTTGACTTTGATTTTAAAAGTTTACtaaatttggaatatttaattaaaagtgATTAGATTAAAGAGATTGAGTaccgaaaaagaaaaaaatgttatatTATTCACAACTTTATGTTACAACCATTAATAATTTATGACTCTAccttttatatttgaaataGTTGAGTTCAAAagcttaaaaaaaaagaaaaacaagaataatAAACGAGCAACTTGGGATTTCGGATGTTTAGATGATATACAACACATAAACAAGCGAGTTGCATACAAAAATTGAAAAGCTAACATACATTATAGGAACAAACAAACCCTTAAAACCAAATACATTTGATAAATATGGTTTTGTTTGAAATTACTTAAAATGAAGAAGAACAATAAGGTTTGATCAAAGTAAAGAGTCAATTCTAGCAGGCATTCTCCTAAGAAAATTTTGAGGGAAAGAAGGTAAAGTGATCCTAAATATTGGGTGTCTCATTGCATAAAGCCCCATTAAAAGGATAAGAACATCGAAAGGAATTACATACATTCCCACAGCTGCAACAAGGCAAAACATCATAAAAAGTGCAGTTGCCCTTGGATCCCTCCAACTTAGAACCCCTTCAATCCTCTCCCCTTGTGTTGCTAAATCCCCCATCAACACTTGCATTCTCCCCCCGATATATCGAAGCTTGTCGTATCGTCTTCTCAACGCTCCTCCATTCACTCTACTTGGAAACGTGTCAAATTCCTCTTCTAAGTCATCAGGTGTCACCGCATAAGCGTACGAAAGCTCAGTATCCATGTGTGGTGGATGCCTCGGCCTATAACGGTAGCGCCACATACCCACCAAGAAACAGTAAAAAAACATAGTGGGAAAGATTAGTTTAGGAAAGAACACGATGAGTATAAACATCATGTGAACTGCAACGGTTAAAGTAGGATTGGTCCAACTTCGTACACAACCAAACCATTTGCAAAACAAAACCAACCACTCGAAAAGCGCTGCAATCCGGTTGAAGTTGGCTTTGGATTTTCTTATGCTCCATAAGTGTGAGTCTGCATCCAATATGTAGTAGATGACCTCCCTCCTTAGCTTTGGCTCGGCGCGTGTTAGTCGGTCTGAAAGAATGTTTAAGCATTGGTCTCTCAAGTGGTCTATTTGGTAAATGGACAAAGGGAGAGCGTAATGCATTTCAGGTAGCATAGGTTGAGCATAAGTTTGCAACATGTTGATAAAAGATAAGCAAGAAAACCTTACTGCCAATTGAATCTCACCCATCTTCTTCACACCACAAGCTTGCAACGCCACAAGAGGGTAAGAATGTGTGTAAATTCGATTGGTCTCGAGCGTCGACAATCGAATCCGAACCTTCCCAATTCGACTATCCTTCCCTTTATCCCCTCCTCCTTGGAGATAACCATTATCAAACACTCCAATAGTTAAAACAGTACATGGGTCGTAAACCTCAAAAATGTATTGCTCATTCCATTTTGGATCAGAAGTATTAGTAATTGTTCTAGTCCTCACCCATTTCGGCCCGTATTTCGCTACGCAAAATGGGTCAGTTTGATTCTCTCTTTGTTTCATCGGCGACAAGCCTGAAGCACTCAAGATACCTAACTCCAAAACACCAATGCACTTCGGCCATAACGACTTCGACGTTGCTCGAAGATCACTTGCATATTGAATCTGCTCGTGAAGAACATGATACCCTCCATCTAAAGAGACTCTCAAATGCAACTTGCTTGCAAACTTCACTTCCTTTGCTTCCTCCCCTGCCTTGAATCCATTGGGCCTCTCTAGATTGTACCACCTGTTCTCAACAGGTGAACTATCATTTCTCACTTCAATTTTCTCTAGAGGAATATGACAAACACCTAGAACTTCAATTTCATTAGGACCAATCTTATCAACCACACGAAGCTCTAAATTCTTCTCAAATGGCTCTGCTGCAACAAGCAACATGTCTTGATTCCATGTTGGATTCAAATTCTTACTCTCTGATATTCTGCTTATCATTTGTATAATCCCAAGTCTTGCTTCAATCAAAACCTCTGGCTTTCTGTTCTTGTCTCTGATTACTAAATCTTGAGCTTCAATTATATTCACTCTCAAGTACCACAACCTTGGTGATTGGTAAACTTTCGATTGTGTGTTGATGACACCGTCGCCACTGACCGATGCTGCATCAGAATGCCACGCTATTGAGTAATGGTTGTCGGCTTGAGTCCCCATCCAAACGGAGAGCATCAACTCACCCCTGACTTGACTGCCATTGCTGTTTCGCTTTTCGAGTTTATACCATTGCGAAGCCAACTGACTGTCGGGTGGTATCCTCAATGGAACGTCGGCAATGCTCATAACAATGCTGCCGATCTCTGCACCGGCTGCTGACTTATTAAACAAAGAGATTTCGACGTCAGTTGTCTGAATTCGATCTTTCACAAAGGCAAAAACAGTACCCCATTCTGGATTTGGTGTTTTCTCAAAAGCTTTCGTGGTCCCTCTGTAGTTTCCAAGCTTGATTTCAACATAAGGGTCACAAGTTTCCATTAAATCTCTTGCTCTTTCGACTTTGACGTAAAGAAACAACATTTGTTCAACAAGATCAAACGCGGTACTAATGCCAACAGATGATTTTCCGCCATTGATGTTGGGGGAAGTCTCTTTGAGAGCGAAATCTTCATGTTTCTTACGTGGGTTTGGTTGATTCTTCTTCTCCATAAATCACAATGACCTGCAAACACAAGGATACACTCAAATTCCCACGTTATCAGAGAGAAAACAGAGGATTTTGTTTTACTTTAGTTGAACTACACGGAGGAATCACCATTAAAAGATTTGTGGGTTTGAAGGATCTGACTCAAAATCATCTGAGACATTGAAGGAGatagatgaaaatgaaaatgaaaatgaaaatgaaaatctTTTGGAGGTGGTAACGCATGGAGAAGGTGAAACAAAGAGAGAAAGAGGGAACGACAGGGAGAACAATTCGGAACACAAAtcatgaaattaaaaaaaaaaggtgttaatttatttttttttaaaaaaattaacctgtctatttgaaaatgttaaatttaattaacgatatttattaaaatagtAATACCAATATAGGAATATTTGAAATGGGTATTCTTTTAAGTAATTATAATATAGtattaaaaaaagtaataatagtataaaaataataagttttcaaatatttaagtagttataaaaatattacttaaaaaaataataatagaaactTACCATTAAAAATTATTCATTAATTAGTGGAACAACGGTTATAAATTTCCATATTTATCATACCTTTGGATTTGAGGATTTATTTCCATTAATTAAAATCCAAAACTAAGCAAAtcaattttgatattttattaatatcatatATCTTAAACCAccaatttttgcattttttttaaatttaaatttcaaaattttaatttgaaatcgAATGTATTTTcgaatataatgaaaaataaaattcgtTTTTGTTTCTactaaatttttgtttttcaaaataaatactttttcgagcacaaatcaaacaaGGCCTAATCTAAATTTCGTAGAGACAAGGATTGTATCAATCTTGATTCTATAAAACAAGTGTATATCTAACtaaataagtatatatatatatatatatatatataaactcgtGTTCTAAAAAACAAGATAGTAAATAATATGCAAACACGATAGAACACATACACCAAAATAAACAAGATTGTTACTTCAAAAAACTATGCTCGTAAAAAAATTTAACTCAACGTACCTGAAGAACTTTGTGGAGATTAGGATATGAAGAACGAAGAATTGTTGTAAATTGTAAatgatggaaaaagaaaatatttgtaattataGTGTTACCAATTTATATGCTTTGATTTTCACATTTTATAGTTTCCTTCTTTAATTTCCACATATTTCCAAATTTATCAAAGATTTTGAGTATTTATTTCAAtttgtcttctttttttattattattaaccaAATTTAACAACGGCTATAAATGGTAATTCTTAAAATATCATAACGGAAGATTTTAATTTGTAAACTTTTTTAAGTGTGAAAGATTTGGGTGCTTTGTCCCTTTTCAATGTGGTGTTAAAGGTAGAATTGAAGTTAAGGCCATGATTAAAGAAAGTTTGGTTAATCATCCTTAGATTAATCATAATTGACCGCaaacataaatataattaaattacaaatcGTGTGTACATAAAGTTGtgaattttgtcaaatttaatcatgtcaaaatgaagtgttttttttttttttaaatataactatAATTCAAACGATAATGGAAGATTGATCGCCTTTCACTCTTCGATTGGATTGCGGCTTTTGTTTACAAATTTAGATATGGGTCTCATGTATTAGTACAAATGCAAATTACAAGTAAACAACAACACTGTTCGACTagattttcaaagaaatttaaTCTGTGGAATTTGGACATtgtatttgtattaattttgaTACAGTGAGTACGGTCTCTAATATTTAATCATTTGATTATTTCTTTCGAAAAGTAAATTTTAATGTTCAAGCATGTATATCTTCTTGAATGATCGGCATTTGGACTTGTTGATCTTTTTAGATGATCAATCTTTGGCTTGTTGATTTTTGTTGAACAATTTGAATGATCCTCTGACTTTGTAATCGCATTGGACTAGTTTTACAACTTCATCAGAGTTGTATTATTAGTAGGATAATAGATATTCATAACTTGTTGTCATGTGAACTTTATAACTCAAAGCCCTCACCTTTAAAATTTGAGTGATTCAAAGTTGATCTTGAAAGTTTAAATATTTCAGTTTTTAGTAAATTGTAAATTTAAGATCAATTTGAGATTTAAtcttctaaaatttaaaaaatgtttaatttttaaagtcTTTAGATTTGTAGATAAATGATATTGTAACAATCGATAAGAACTTGAAAAACTTAAGAGCTTCAGAGGTTGAATCTTTAAATCtacatagttgcattacttgtCATAAAAAATTCTCCCACAAATGAATGAACAAAACCTTTATTTAGAGATGATTTCCGTGGACTTTAGGCTTAGGCTTCGacacaatatttctttttctatcatATGCTTAAATTGGATTAGGTATGAGAAATTGTAAGAGgtagttgcaaatatagtaattatattcaaaataattaagtatataacaacatttaaaaaaaaaaaagaaatatagcaaaatctcaaagtttatcaataatagaagtTTTTAATAAACTATATtgcaaatattttaataaaccATAAGAGTATAAAagtatatcattgatagactttgctatatttataatttgtaGTTAACGATTATAATTACCCAAAATGTAAATATACAATTTATAATTTCCGGTAATAGAGGATTTAATTTGCAAAAATTTATGAATTTATTCCGATTTTCATAATAAGATTTtgctaaaaatattaaaaaagaaaaagaaaaagaaagaaaagatggCACGTGTGGGCAGCACAAGTTTAGCTCAAtctcttgttcttcttcttctcgacTGGATAAACCTCTGGCCACGCCTCAGGGTTCTGTGCTTTCTTCACTCTTTTCTCTCGACTCGGGCTCTGCACACCAAAAATGGCTTCCATCTCATCCATACTAACCCCTACCAATCTCATTCACACCTCCAAAAAACCCACCGAAATTTCACAAGCTTTATCCTCTCAATTTCTCCGGCCAATCTCCTTTCACCCTCCTCATATCCTTCTCCGCATCTCTCCCGTCGCCGCCAGACCCCCCACGAGACTCTTCGCCGTTGCAGAAGCCGCGACGCAGGGTGCCAGTTCGGTGGCGGAAAGGAAATTGTACATTGGGAACATACCTAGAAATGTGAATAATGAGGAGCTTACTCGGATTGTCCAAGAACATGGGGCTGTGGAGAAGGCTGAAGTGAGTAATTTCTGCTtggatttcttcttcttctttttttcattttcctcttTTGGGTATCCTGAATTTTGTCTTATACCCTGCGTCGTATTGTTGATTTTGAGGCTTGCTGGATTCTCCAGGGTTTATACGTGCTTAGTTTGTTTTGAACCTTGAGTTTACTTGTTTATAAATTCATCAAAACTGCTGAATGTAGCTTGATTTTGGGCTGAATTTGTCTACCCTATACTTCCTGAATAGTGTTTGGACAAGCTATTGAGGGTTCTTTTACATTTGAAGTTGGATTTGGTTCTTGTCATTTGTAGTTTGAGCTCTAGAATACGATAAGATATACTTCGATACCCGCTATAATAACTCTAGATTTAAATCTACGACGAGTACGTGTCAATTACCGTTAAAACTGTGCTTTCTATGGGCGAGATAACACTTGGTAATTTATGTTTATTGCTTATTTGTAATTTCCTTTCCAAAATGTTCATTCCAACTTGAATATCTTATGCCATATGGTCATTTTCAAAAAGTGGCTAGCTATTTCTCTTGAACTCCGGGGCAAAACACTTGAACCGAACGGTCCTTTAAATCAAGTAGCTAgcaacatttttattttttaatgaattagCTCTTGCAATCTATTGATTTCAAGAATTCTAGCATCCCTTTGTTCTTAATCTTCACTTGGTAACTGTTGGTGTTGGCCTTAAAGAATCTTATTTTGTTCCATTTCCAGGTCATGTATGACAAATACTCTGGGAGAAGTCGCAGATTTGCCTTTGTTACTATGAAAACAGTTGAAGACGCAAATGCAGCAATTGAGAAACTGAATGAGACAGTAAGTTCATTTTAATATCTAGTTATCTACAAAGTGCAACtaaagttgaaaagaaaa
It contains:
- the LOC103499898 gene encoding 30S ribosomal protein 2, chloroplastic isoform X2, whose protein sequence is MASISSILTPTNLIHTSKKPTEISQALSSQFLRPISFHPPHILLRISPVAARPPTRLFAVAEAATQGASSVAERKLYIGNIPRNVNNEELTRIVQEHGAVEKAEVMYDKYSGRSRRFAFVTMKTVEDANAAIEKLNETEVGGRKIKVNITEKPVVNTVDLSILQAEESQFIDSPYKVYVGNISSTVSTETLKNFFSEKGKVLSAKVSRVPGTSKSSGYGFVTFSSEEEVEAAISSFNNALLEGQPIRVNKA
- the LOC103499898 gene encoding 30S ribosomal protein 2, chloroplastic isoform X1 — encoded protein: MASISSILTPTNLIHTSKKPTEISQALSSQFLRPISFHPPHILLRISPVAARPPTRLFAVAEAATQGASSVAERKLYIGNIPRNVNNEELTRIVQEHGAVEKAEVMYDKYSGRSRRFAFVTMKTVEDANAAIEKLNETEVGGRKIKVNITEKPVVNTVDLSILQAEESQFIDSPYKVYVGNISSTVSTETLKNFFSEKGKVLSAKVSRVPGTSKSSGYGFVTFSSEEEVEAAISSFNNAVSNLLWFSYDSYQNAVALISVYAHSTSLFSPYHI
- the LOC103499899 gene encoding FT-interacting protein 3-like, yielding MEKKNQPNPRKKHEDFALKETSPNINGGKSSVGISTAFDLVEQMLFLYVKVERARDLMETCDPYVEIKLGNYRGTTKAFEKTPNPEWGTVFAFVKDRIQTTDVEISLFNKSAAGAEIGSIVMSIADVPLRIPPDSQLASQWYKLEKRNSNGSQVRGELMLSVWMGTQADNHYSIAWHSDAASVSGDGVINTQSKVYQSPRLWYLRVNIIEAQDLVIRDKNRKPEVLIEARLGIIQMISRISESKNLNPTWNQDMLLVAAEPFEKNLELRVVDKIGPNEIEVLGVCHIPLEKIEVRNDSSPVENRWYNLERPNGFKAGEEAKEVKFASKLHLRVSLDGGYHVLHEQIQYASDLRATSKSLWPKCIGVLELGILSASGLSPMKQRENQTDPFCVAKYGPKWVRTRTITNTSDPKWNEQYIFEVYDPCTVLTIGVFDNGYLQGGGDKGKDSRIGKVRIRLSTLETNRIYTHSYPLVALQACGVKKMGEIQLAVRFSCLSFINMLQTYAQPMLPEMHYALPLSIYQIDHLRDQCLNILSDRLTRAEPKLRREVIYYILDADSHLWSIRKSKANFNRIAALFEWLVLFCKWFGCVRSWTNPTLTVAVHMMFILIVFFPKLIFPTMFFYCFLVGMWRYRYRPRHPPHMDTELSYAYAVTPDDLEEEFDTFPSRVNGGALRRRYDKLRYIGGRMQVLMGDLATQGERIEGVLSWRDPRATALFMMFCLVAAVGMYVIPFDVLILLMGLYAMRHPIFRITLPSFPQNFLRRMPARIDSLL